From the Leptolyngbya sp. O-77 genome, one window contains:
- a CDS encoding Uma2 family endonuclease, whose product MQLLDDLAAHWQIEDPEEQRLISNVSWAQYETLLAERGDSLAYRVNYLDGVLEIVAPSRRHESRKTRIGDLMLIYFLEAEIEYFPTGFTTFRQAQQQVGLELDESYCIGSEKEIPDLAIEVIVTSGGMNRLERFRRLGISEVWFWQGDRFSIYHLREQAPKSFLQTAGYELVQHSELLPELDVEFLSECVRNANPLAAAKTFRQSVRQQMGLNKGGRPS is encoded by the coding sequence ATGCAACTCCTCGACGACCTGGCAGCCCATTGGCAAATCGAAGATCCGGAAGAACAGCGGCTCATCTCCAACGTCTCTTGGGCGCAATATGAAACGCTGCTGGCAGAACGGGGCGACAGCCTTGCCTACCGGGTGAACTATTTAGATGGAGTGTTGGAAATTGTGGCACCGAGCCGTCGGCATGAGTCCAGAAAAACTCGCATTGGGGATTTGATGTTGATCTATTTCTTGGAAGCAGAAATTGAATATTTCCCCACCGGGTTTACCACCTTTCGCCAGGCACAGCAACAGGTTGGGCTAGAGCTAGACGAGAGCTATTGCATTGGCAGCGAGAAGGAGATTCCAGATTTGGCGATCGAAGTCATCGTCACCAGTGGCGGGATGAACCGACTAGAACGGTTTCGGCGGCTGGGCATTTCAGAAGTCTGGTTTTGGCAGGGCGATCGCTTTTCGATTTACCATCTCCGCGAACAGGCTCCTAAATCGTTTTTGCAAACGGCTGGCTATGAGCTAGTTCAGCACAGTGAATTGCTGCCTGAACTGGATGTAGAATTCCTGAGTGAATGCGTTCGCAATGCCAATCCGCTGGCAGCCGCGAAGACATTTCGTCAGAGCGTGCGTCAGCAAATGGGACTGAACAAGGGCGGTCGCCCATCTTAA
- a CDS encoding mannose-1-phosphate guanyltransferase, with protein MRAVLMAGGSGTRLRPLTCDLPKPMVPILNRPIAEHIINLLRRHGITEIIATLHYLPDVMRDYFQDGSDFGVQMTYAVEEDEPLGTAGCVKNVADLLDETFLVISGDSITDINLSEAIAFHKQKGAKATLVLAHIANPLEFGVVITDEDGRIRRFLEKPSSSEIFSDTVNTGTYILEPEVLDYLPANEESDFSKDLFPLLLEKDLPLYGYAAKGYWCDVGHLDAYREAQYAALYRRVKLEFEGEERSPNLWVGQNTHIDPTAHIDTPAIIGSNCRIGPRAAIAAGTIIGDNVTVGADADLKRPILWNGVTVGDEAHLRACVAARGTRVDRRAHVLEGAVVGSLSVIGEEALVNPDVRIWPSKRIEPGAILNMNLIWGHAAHRNLFGQRGVSGLANVDITPEFAVRLGAAFGSTLKPGSQVTVSRDQRNISRMVSRSLIAGLMSVGIHVQNLEATAIPVARAVAPSRNVAAGIHVRVHPERSDHILIEFFNHKGINLSKAQEKKIEGAYFKEDFRRAQIQEIGNVVTVHQASDIYCDSFERHLRLDAIRSNSSKVVIDYAYAVSGAVLPQMLSKFGCDAVVLNASLNPTVPSAQDREALLSQLGHVVEALKANFGVQVSANGEQLILVDEAGSPIRGELLTALMIHMVLTQHPRGSVVVPVNASSAAEQIARRHGGQILRTRANPTALMEACYTNPNVVMGGSGEMGFIFPQLHPGFDAMFCIAKIIEMLSLRSQDIASSAPRTLGQIRLDLPRVCHKMITVRCPWTAKGSLMRHLVETHPAQQLELIDGVKIFNPQHDSWILVLPDAGEPLVHLYADSSDRGWVDETLREYRAAVLAFVERDVGLDDHSTDWQMG; from the coding sequence ATGCGAGCAGTGCTAATGGCAGGGGGTTCGGGCACGCGGCTGCGACCGTTGACTTGCGATTTGCCCAAACCGATGGTGCCCATTTTGAATCGCCCAATCGCCGAGCATATTATTAACTTGCTGCGGCGGCACGGGATTACAGAAATCATCGCCACGCTGCACTATCTGCCCGACGTGATGCGGGATTACTTTCAGGACGGCAGCGATTTTGGCGTGCAGATGACCTATGCCGTAGAGGAAGACGAGCCGCTGGGAACGGCGGGCTGCGTCAAAAACGTAGCGGATTTGCTGGATGAAACTTTCCTGGTAATCAGCGGCGACAGCATTACGGACATTAACCTCAGCGAGGCGATCGCCTTTCACAAACAAAAGGGCGCAAAAGCAACGCTGGTGCTGGCTCACATTGCCAACCCGCTAGAGTTTGGCGTGGTGATCACCGATGAGGACGGGCGTATCCGGCGTTTTTTGGAAAAGCCCTCCAGTAGCGAAATCTTCTCCGACACAGTGAACACGGGCACCTACATCCTGGAGCCGGAGGTGCTGGATTACCTGCCCGCCAACGAAGAATCGGACTTTTCCAAAGATCTATTTCCGCTGCTGCTAGAAAAAGACCTGCCGCTCTACGGCTACGCTGCTAAGGGCTATTGGTGCGATGTGGGGCATCTGGATGCCTACCGGGAGGCACAATATGCCGCGCTTTATCGGCGCGTAAAGCTAGAGTTTGAAGGCGAAGAGCGATCGCCCAATCTCTGGGTTGGGCAAAACACCCACATCGACCCCACGGCCCACATCGACACGCCTGCGATTATTGGCAGCAATTGTCGGATTGGCCCCAGAGCGGCGATCGCCGCTGGCACGATTATTGGCGACAATGTGACCGTCGGAGCCGATGCCGACCTGAAGCGCCCGATTCTGTGGAACGGCGTTACGGTGGGCGACGAAGCGCACCTGCGGGCCTGCGTAGCCGCCAGAGGAACGCGGGTCGATCGCCGCGCCCATGTGCTAGAGGGCGCAGTCGTCGGCTCTCTCTCGGTGATTGGCGAAGAGGCACTGGTGAATCCCGATGTCCGCATCTGGCCCAGCAAGCGCATCGAACCCGGTGCCATTCTCAACATGAACCTGATCTGGGGCCATGCCGCCCACCGCAATTTGTTTGGACAGCGGGGCGTGTCGGGACTGGCAAATGTAGACATCACGCCAGAATTTGCCGTGCGGCTGGGCGCGGCCTTTGGCTCCACGCTAAAGCCAGGAAGCCAGGTGACGGTCTCCCGCGACCAGCGCAACATTTCGCGCATGGTGTCGCGATCGCTCATTGCGGGCCTGATGTCCGTCGGCATTCATGTGCAAAACCTGGAGGCCACTGCCATCCCCGTGGCCCGCGCCGTCGCCCCCAGCCGCAATGTCGCCGCCGGGATTCACGTCCGCGTCCACCCAGAGCGCTCGGATCACATCCTGATCGAATTTTTCAACCACAAGGGCATTAATTTATCAAAAGCTCAGGAGAAAAAGATCGAGGGAGCCTATTTCAAAGAAGACTTTCGCCGCGCCCAGATTCAAGAGATTGGCAATGTGGTGACGGTGCATCAGGCCAGCGATATCTATTGCGACAGCTTTGAGCGACACCTGCGGCTGGATGCCATTCGCAGCAACAGTTCCAAGGTGGTGATCGACTACGCCTATGCGGTGTCGGGCGCAGTGCTGCCGCAAATGCTGTCGAAATTTGGCTGCGACGCGGTGGTGCTAAACGCCAGCCTCAATCCCACCGTGCCCAGCGCCCAAGACCGAGAGGCGCTGCTGAGCCAGTTGGGGCATGTCGTCGAGGCGCTGAAGGCAAACTTTGGCGTGCAGGTCTCGGCCAACGGTGAGCAGTTGATTTTGGTCGATGAAGCGGGCAGCCCGATTCGCGGCGAGCTGCTGACGGCGCTGATGATTCACATGGTGCTGACGCAGCATCCGCGTGGCTCTGTTGTGGTGCCGGTCAACGCTTCTAGCGCCGCCGAGCAAATCGCCCGTCGCCACGGCGGACAGATTCTCCGCACCCGCGCCAACCCCACCGCCCTGATGGAAGCCTGCTACACCAACCCCAACGTGGTGATGGGCGGCAGCGGCGAGATGGGCTTCATCTTTCCGCAACTGCATCCTGGGTTCGACGCGATGTTCTGCATTGCCAAGATCATTGAAATGCTCAGCCTGCGATCGCAAGACATTGCCAGCAGCGCCCCCCGCACCCTGGGCCAAATTCGCCTCGACCTACCCCGCGTCTGCCACAAGATGATCACCGTCCGCTGTCCCTGGACGGCCAAGGGTTCCCTCATGCGGCATCTGGTAGAGACGCATCCTGCCCAGCAGCTTGAGCTGATCGACGGCGTGAAGATTTTCAACCCGCAGCATGATAGCTGGATTCTGGTCTTGCCCGACGCAGGCGAACCGCTGGTGCATCTCTACGCCGACAGTAGCGATCGCGGCTGGGTCGATGAAACCCTGCGGGAATATCGCGCCGCCGTCCTCGCCTTTGTGGAGCGCGACGTGGGGCTAGACGACCATTCCACCGATTGGCAAATGGGTTAG
- a CDS encoding SIMPL domain-containing protein, with the protein MKPSRLTRTAFGLSSAVLLAVGGLSLMPINPDPVMANEVMTRVLTVTGTGNEFIPTTLSQVNLGVEVRGATAEAAQQDAARRSNAVVQLLRSRQVDKLQTTGINLTPVYNYNNNEQRLVGYTATNTVSFRVPTEQAGGLLDEAVKAGASRIDSVSFVASDEAIAQAQQVALREAVQQAQSQADTVLAALGLRRQEIVGVQINYASAPPPMPVLRQSMAMEAAAPPTPVIGGEQEVQTTVTLQIRY; encoded by the coding sequence ATGAAACCAAGCAGACTGACGCGCACAGCCTTTGGGCTGAGTTCGGCGGTGCTGTTGGCGGTGGGTGGGCTGAGCCTGATGCCGATAAACCCCGATCCAGTAATGGCGAACGAAGTGATGACGCGCGTGTTGACGGTAACGGGAACCGGGAACGAGTTTATCCCCACCACGCTGAGCCAGGTCAACCTGGGGGTAGAAGTGCGGGGGGCAACCGCAGAAGCCGCCCAGCAAGACGCAGCGCGTCGATCCAATGCAGTTGTGCAATTGCTGCGATCGCGCCAGGTTGATAAGCTGCAAACCACAGGCATCAACCTCACCCCAGTCTACAACTACAACAACAACGAGCAGCGGCTGGTAGGCTATACAGCCACGAACACCGTCAGCTTCCGTGTGCCGACGGAGCAGGCTGGTGGGCTGCTGGATGAAGCCGTGAAAGCAGGGGCCAGCCGCATCGATAGCGTTAGCTTTGTAGCGTCGGATGAGGCGATCGCCCAGGCCCAACAGGTCGCGCTCCGCGAAGCCGTGCAGCAGGCCCAGTCCCAGGCGGATACTGTCCTGGCAGCGTTAGGTCTGCGCCGTCAAGAAATTGTCGGTGTGCAGATCAACTATGCCTCCGCGCCCCCGCCGATGCCGGTCTTGCGCCAGTCTATGGCAATGGAGGCTGCTGCTCCCCCCACCCCTGTCATTGGAGGGGAACAGGAAGTGCAAACAACCGTCACGCTCCAAATTCGCTATTAG
- a CDS encoding YoaK family protein, translating into MVATSRADGETFRLSSFLLSDGPAGFLLSWVAGFVDTSAFIILFGIFTAHVTGNIALAGSSFVASDEGSTVTRLLMLPIFMLTVAITSLVARFARGKKWPVFAVLLTLEAIALAVFLVVATSLSPSLLVDVQEDLIFPIAMTGVVAMAIQNALMKEAKGVFKSYIPTTVMTGNTTQLTIDMVQYVVGKLTMHKNPQASQEVAEAVERIGRVFPVILGFALGGASAVYFVMVSETWWSLIIPLMIISVMAIAAFKEHAQASSPA; encoded by the coding sequence ATGGTTGCGACTTCGAGGGCAGACGGTGAAACGTTTCGATTAAGTTCATTTTTGCTCAGCGACGGGCCCGCAGGGTTTCTGCTGAGTTGGGTGGCAGGGTTTGTGGATACCTCAGCATTTATTATTCTGTTTGGCATTTTCACCGCCCATGTCACAGGCAACATTGCGCTGGCAGGGTCGTCCTTTGTGGCATCGGACGAAGGCAGCACGGTGACGCGGCTGCTGATGCTGCCCATCTTTATGCTGACGGTGGCCATCACGTCACTGGTCGCTCGGTTTGCACGGGGCAAGAAGTGGCCGGTGTTTGCAGTGCTGCTGACCCTAGAGGCGATCGCCTTGGCGGTGTTTCTCGTCGTGGCGACGAGTCTCTCCCCCTCCCTGCTTGTAGACGTGCAGGAAGATCTGATTTTCCCCATCGCGATGACCGGCGTGGTGGCAATGGCAATTCAAAACGCGCTGATGAAAGAAGCAAAAGGCGTGTTTAAAAGCTACATCCCAACCACCGTGATGACGGGCAACACCACACAGCTCACCATCGACATGGTGCAGTATGTCGTGGGCAAGCTGACGATGCACAAAAACCCCCAGGCCAGCCAGGAGGTTGCCGAAGCGGTTGAACGGATAGGCCGCGTTTTTCCCGTCATCCTGGGGTTTGCGCTGGGCGGCGCGTCGGCGGTTTATTTTGTCATGGTTTCCGAAACTTGGTGGAGTTTGATCATTCCGCTGATGATCATTTCTGTGATGGCGATCGCCGCCTTCAAAGAACATGCCCAAGCCTCTTCCCCTGCATAA
- a CDS encoding Mo-dependent nitrogenase C-terminal domain-containing protein, whose product MTLTLSLPFSLRMTGAVPSPYSNQQISVWLRGLLALAWADGNFDEQEKALISDLTEIELAPKTELEGAAHIMPEAVAEGLGNDPKTAENFLRTAVMVAIADGTYSAAEDRLLQEYCTALNLQPAVLDSLRHTLTEASESGTVEQFADFDDEHYLPVLAPVQEWLDGLEVQDPRLARFLCKMIPPQCPFERDVVLFGHKIVHIPAMCKLNPLYEQLVGLRFRALSYLADDCGEDVTPYC is encoded by the coding sequence ATGACCCTCACACTCTCTCTTCCGTTTTCTCTTCGTATGACTGGCGCAGTGCCATCTCCTTACAGCAATCAGCAGATTTCGGTCTGGCTGCGCGGCCTGCTCGCCCTCGCCTGGGCCGACGGCAATTTTGATGAACAAGAAAAAGCGCTGATTTCTGACCTGACCGAGATCGAGCTAGCGCCCAAGACCGAGTTAGAAGGCGCAGCCCACATCATGCCGGAAGCCGTCGCCGAAGGTCTGGGAAACGACCCGAAAACGGCCGAAAACTTTTTGCGGACGGCGGTGATGGTGGCGATCGCCGATGGCACTTACTCTGCCGCCGAAGACCGCCTGCTTCAGGAATACTGCACCGCGCTGAACCTCCAGCCCGCCGTGCTAGATTCGCTGCGCCACACGTTGACCGAAGCCAGCGAGAGCGGCACTGTGGAGCAGTTCGCCGATTTTGACGATGAACACTATCTCCCCGTGCTGGCCCCTGTGCAGGAGTGGCTAGACGGGCTGGAAGTGCAAGATCCCCGACTGGCCCGCTTCCTGTGCAAAATGATCCCGCCGCAGTGCCCCTTCGAGCGCGATGTGGTGCTGTTTGGCCACAAGATCGTCCACATCCCCGCCATGTGCAAGCTCAATCCGCTGTATGAGCAGTTGGTTGGGCTGCGGTTTCGGGCGCTATCTTATCTGGCAGACGACTGCGGCGAGGATGTAACGCCGTATTGCTGA
- the purM gene encoding phosphoribosylformylglycinamidine cyclo-ligase encodes MDYRQAGVDVEAGRAFVRRIRDMVASTHRPEVMGGIGGFSGLFQLPTGYREPVLVSGTDGVGTKLKLAHQCDRHDTVGIDLVAMCVNDVLTCGAEPLFFLDYLATGKLDEDQLAAVVAGITNGCKQAGCALLGGETAEMPGFYLPGEYDLAGFCVGIVEKSQILDGSQVQIGDVAIALPSSGIHSNGFSLVRKIVEQAGLDLSESLPELGNASLGEVLLMPTRIYVAPVLAALRAGLPIHGMAHITGGGLPENLPRVLGEGQSVRVDSTSWTIPPIFTWLESAGSVPRAEMFNTFNMGVGFVVLVPGDRADETCRFFQTQGLAAWALGKVVAGQGAVLIE; translated from the coding sequence ATGGACTATCGGCAGGCAGGGGTAGATGTAGAGGCAGGACGGGCCTTCGTGCGGCGAATCAGGGACATGGTCGCTAGTACGCATCGCCCAGAGGTGATGGGCGGCATTGGTGGATTTAGCGGGCTATTTCAACTGCCGACGGGCTATCGAGAACCCGTGCTGGTGTCGGGGACAGACGGCGTGGGCACAAAGCTGAAGCTAGCGCACCAGTGCGATCGCCATGACACCGTAGGCATTGATCTAGTGGCCATGTGCGTGAATGACGTGCTGACCTGCGGCGCGGAACCGCTGTTTTTTCTGGACTACCTGGCGACGGGCAAGCTGGATGAAGACCAGCTCGCGGCCGTGGTGGCGGGTATCACCAACGGCTGCAAGCAGGCGGGCTGTGCGCTGCTGGGCGGCGAAACGGCGGAGATGCCGGGGTTTTACCTGCCGGGGGAATACGACCTAGCGGGCTTTTGCGTGGGCATTGTGGAAAAGAGCCAGATCCTCGACGGGTCGCAGGTGCAAATCGGCGATGTGGCGATCGCTCTTCCCAGCAGCGGGATTCATAGCAACGGCTTCAGCTTGGTTCGCAAAATTGTGGAACAGGCCGGTCTGGATCTGAGCGAATCTCTGCCAGAACTGGGAAATGCATCCCTCGGCGAGGTCTTGCTCATGCCGACCCGCATTTACGTCGCGCCCGTGCTGGCGGCGCTGCGGGCTGGGCTGCCGATCCACGGCATGGCCCACATCACGGGGGGCGGCCTGCCTGAAAACCTGCCCCGTGTTCTGGGCGAGGGCCAGAGCGTGCGCGTAGACTCCACAAGCTGGACGATTCCACCCATATTCACCTGGCTGGAATCGGCGGGATCGGTTCCTCGCGCTGAGATGTTCAACACCTTTAATATGGGCGTTGGCTTTGTGGTGCTGGTTCCGGGCGATCGCGCTGACGAAACCTGCCGCTTTTTTCAAACCCAGGGATTAGCAGCGTGGGCCCTGGGCAAAGTTGTTGCAGGACAAGGAGCAGTGCTGATTGAATGA
- a CDS encoding transketolase has protein sequence MTATQMAPGFCEGIQYFGETLPGFETYGATPAIAEGARAIATPTDPAAVFQTLLYADALRYLTMQICGSKGSGHPGGFASQAEAYAALVMLGYKNIVTEVGHHAPGFYSAMFLDRSLEDMGITTVQQMRDRFRERHGLLGHLSGFIPGLLAPAGPLGQGQHFAMAGALLYPDTLFPFTIGDGGLGEPYIMSSFMHFHTAFPGSTNFLPVLVWNGFSQEHHSMVSLKTNEQMLAYWHGHGFDEVVLVDAKDFDDQDQPGDYVDSTAFSLKQRLAFTQSVLVGVDEAARSALSGKLTAFIIKQLKGAGVHARGAKSHNLYPKDTLDAPHIMDALKARSLSPEAWAIVRTNCERAGGGPASKTVVTEFERPLPDLGPLPLEEYPVGGDPKVSTTAMGKLVGHVGTSDRTFLVTNADGNEASGIANINQALKIIHPTEDPLYNQAPTGQVYEPLSEDACAGLAAGLSLFGGRTLWCSYESFAINGLPIWQTVTQAMAELRRKTPATITLFTAGALEQGRNGWTHQRPEIEAYFAAMMRNGNVFPLFPPDANSVQACYEWALSQSNKGVVITASKSPLPIRTTFDQTRRALEQGAIALHDSTGSKTVVFAVVGDMILLPVFDAAKLLEAQGLGVRIVSVISPRRLYRPSDTLWDICSEPDGDFLDDAGFEQLFGGDALIGVTGGASAMLEPLMLRSTSKRDVFAWKRGETTASAGELMALNGITAEALAARAIALV, from the coding sequence ATGACGGCAACCCAGATGGCTCCGGGGTTTTGTGAAGGGATTCAGTATTTTGGTGAAACGCTGCCAGGATTCGAGACCTACGGGGCTACACCTGCCATCGCGGAAGGGGCAAGGGCGATCGCCACGCCAACAGACCCCGCTGCTGTCTTCCAAACGCTGCTCTATGCCGACGCGCTGCGCTACCTGACGATGCAAATCTGCGGCAGCAAGGGGTCTGGGCACCCCGGCGGCTTTGCCAGTCAGGCCGAAGCCTACGCTGCCCTGGTCATGCTGGGCTATAAGAACATCGTGACGGAGGTCGGCCACCATGCCCCTGGATTCTATAGCGCCATGTTCCTCGATCGCTCTCTAGAGGATATGGGCATTACCACCGTGCAGCAAATGCGCGATCGCTTCCGGGAGCGGCACGGACTGTTGGGTCACCTGTCTGGCTTCATTCCCGGTCTGCTGGCTCCGGCGGGGCCCCTGGGCCAGGGGCAGCATTTTGCAATGGCCGGGGCGTTGCTGTATCCCGACACGCTATTTCCCTTTACGATTGGCGACGGCGGGCTAGGCGAACCCTACATCATGAGTTCGTTTATGCACTTCCACACAGCCTTCCCCGGTTCTACCAACTTTTTGCCCGTGCTGGTGTGGAATGGCTTTTCGCAAGAACACCACAGCATGGTGTCGCTGAAGACTAACGAGCAAATGCTGGCCTATTGGCATGGGCACGGCTTTGACGAAGTGGTGCTGGTGGATGCGAAGGACTTCGACGACCAGGATCAGCCGGGAGATTACGTCGATAGCACGGCTTTCTCCTTGAAACAGCGCCTCGCCTTTACCCAGAGCGTGCTGGTGGGCGTGGATGAAGCGGCACGCTCTGCCCTCAGCGGCAAGCTAACCGCGTTTATCATCAAACAGCTCAAGGGCGCAGGGGTTCATGCCCGCGGTGCAAAGTCCCACAATCTGTACCCCAAAGATACGCTAGACGCGCCCCACATAATGGATGCACTGAAGGCGCGATCGCTCTCTCCTGAAGCTTGGGCAATCGTGCGGACGAACTGCGAGCGGGCGGGCGGCGGCCCGGCATCGAAAACCGTGGTCACCGAGTTTGAGCGTCCCCTGCCGGATCTGGGGCCGCTGCCGCTAGAGGAATATCCGGTAGGGGGCGACCCCAAGGTTTCGACTACGGCAATGGGCAAGCTGGTGGGGCATGTGGGAACGAGCGATCGCACGTTTCTGGTCACCAACGCTGATGGCAACGAGGCATCGGGCATCGCCAACATCAACCAGGCGCTAAAGATCATTCACCCCACCGAAGACCCGCTTTATAACCAGGCTCCCACGGGTCAGGTCTATGAGCCGCTGAGCGAAGATGCCTGCGCGGGGCTGGCAGCTGGGCTGTCGCTGTTTGGCGGGCGGACGCTGTGGTGTTCCTATGAATCGTTTGCCATTAACGGGTTGCCGATCTGGCAGACGGTCACGCAGGCGATGGCCGAGCTACGCCGCAAAACGCCCGCGACCATTACGCTGTTTACGGCAGGGGCGCTAGAGCAGGGGCGCAACGGCTGGACGCACCAGCGCCCAGAAATTGAGGCTTACTTTGCCGCCATGATGCGGAATGGGAATGTATTTCCGCTGTTTCCGCCCGATGCTAACAGCGTGCAGGCTTGCTACGAATGGGCGCTGTCGCAGAGCAACAAAGGTGTGGTGATTACCGCCAGCAAGTCGCCGCTGCCGATTCGCACGACGTTTGACCAGACGCGGCGGGCATTGGAACAGGGGGCGATCGCCCTTCACGACAGCACAGGCTCTAAAACCGTCGTGTTTGCGGTGGTAGGCGACATGATCCTTTTGCCCGTGTTCGATGCAGCCAAGCTTTTAGAAGCCCAAGGCTTGGGGGTGCGGATCGTGTCGGTCATCAGTCCCCGTCGCCTCTACCGCCCCAGCGATACGCTATGGGACATTTGCTCAGAACCAGACGGCGACTTCCTGGATGATGCTGGGTTCGAGCAACTGTTTGGCGGCGACGCGCTGATCGGCGTGACGGGTGGAGCCAGTGCCATGCTGGAGCCACTCATGCTGCGCTCAACCAGCAAGCGCGATGTGTTTGCCTGGAAGCGCGGCGAAACCACTGCCAGCGCTGGGGAACTGATGGCGCTCAACGGCATTACGGCCGAAGCGCTGGCTGCACGGGCGATCGCGCTAGTGTAA
- the purB gene encoding adenylosuccinate lyase: MIERYTLPEMGNLWTDEYKFKTWLQVEIAVCEAQAELGYIPADAVETIKAKAQFDPKRILEIEAEVRHDVIAFLTNVNEYVGDAGRYIHLGMTSSDVLDTALALQLVASLEVLQSHVDKLAQAIRFQAQQHRETVMIGRSHGIHAEPITFGFKLAGWLAEVLRGRDRLCQLHQEIAVGKISGAVGTYANLDPQIEAIACQKLGLQPDTASTQVISRDRHAQFFNVLALLAASIERFAVEIRNLQRTDVLEVEEFFSKGQKGSSAMPHKRNPIRSERLTGMARLIRGYAMTGLENVALWHERDISHSSVERVALPDACILTHFMLVEITDLVKNLQVYPENMQRNMNVYGGVVFSQRVMLTLVEKGLAREAAYAVVQSCAHQAWNTPDGDFHALIAADATVKSHLSPEEIEACFDPNYHLRNLDVIYQRLNI; this comes from the coding sequence TTGATCGAGCGCTATACTTTGCCCGAAATGGGCAACCTTTGGACGGACGAATATAAGTTTAAGACGTGGCTCCAGGTGGAGATTGCGGTCTGCGAAGCGCAGGCGGAATTGGGCTATATTCCGGCAGACGCAGTGGAGACAATCAAGGCCAAGGCGCAGTTTGATCCGAAGCGGATTTTGGAAATCGAGGCGGAAGTGCGGCACGACGTGATCGCCTTCCTGACGAACGTGAATGAGTATGTCGGCGATGCGGGACGCTACATTCACCTGGGCATGACCAGTTCCGACGTGCTGGATACGGCGCTGGCGCTGCAACTGGTGGCCAGCCTGGAGGTGCTGCAATCCCACGTAGACAAGCTGGCCCAGGCGATTCGCTTCCAGGCGCAGCAGCACCGCGAAACGGTGATGATTGGGCGATCGCACGGCATTCATGCGGAACCCATCACCTTTGGCTTCAAGCTGGCGGGCTGGCTGGCGGAGGTGCTGCGCGGGCGCGATCGCCTCTGTCAGCTCCATCAAGAAATCGCCGTCGGCAAAATCTCTGGCGCAGTGGGCACCTACGCCAACCTCGACCCGCAAATCGAGGCGATCGCCTGTCAGAAGCTCGGTTTGCAGCCGGATACTGCCTCAACGCAGGTCATTTCGCGCGATCGCCATGCCCAGTTCTTCAACGTGCTGGCGCTGCTGGCGGCCTCCATCGAGCGCTTTGCCGTAGAAATCCGCAACCTCCAGCGCACCGACGTACTGGAAGTGGAAGAATTCTTCTCCAAAGGGCAAAAAGGCTCCTCCGCCATGCCCCACAAGCGCAACCCGATCCGCTCGGAGCGGCTGACGGGGATGGCCCGCCTGATTCGCGGCTATGCCATGACGGGTCTAGAAAACGTGGCCCTCTGGCACGAACGCGACATTTCCCACAGCTCCGTCGAGCGCGTCGCCCTGCCCGATGCCTGCATCCTCACCCACTTCATGCTGGTGGAAATCACCGACTTGGTAAAAAATCTCCAGGTCTATCCCGAAAATATGCAGCGCAACATGAACGTCTACGGTGGCGTTGTGTTTAGCCAGCGCGTAATGCTGACGCTGGTAGAAAAGGGTCTGGCCCGCGAAGCCGCCTACGCCGTGGTGCAGAGCTGCGCCCACCAAGCCTGGAACACGCCCGATGGGGACTTTCATGCGCTAATTGCCGCCGATGCCACGGTCAAATCCCACCTGTCCCCAGAAGAAATCGAAGCCTGCTTTGACCCTAACTATCACCTGAGAAATCTGGACGTGATCTACCAGCGGCTGAATATTTAA